In one window of Thermus aquaticus DNA:
- a CDS encoding polyprenyl synthetase family protein encodes MVPEPQEVRRALLERLLKRLLHPDPLYQELLQDYPRRGGKMLRGLLTYYSALAHGAPEEAALLAGEGLELFQNWVLIHDDIEDGSEERRGLPALHRLHPMPLALNAGDALHGEMWGLLAEGVARGSLSPEVLLEFHQVVRRTAYGQHLDLLWTLTGRLDLTPEDYLRMVAHKAAYYTAVAPLRLGALLAGNTPHPLYEEAGLKLGTAFQIVDDVLNLEGDEAYGKERAGDLYEGKRTLILIRFLEEATLEERQRAMALLRLPREAKPEEEVRWLWERLLASEALAWAKGVAQRLKEEGLGALLPLLKALPNQEAARVLVGLLEALVERRA; translated from the coding sequence ATGGTGCCCGAGCCCCAGGAAGTGAGGCGGGCGCTTTTGGAAAGGCTCCTAAAGCGCCTCCTCCACCCCGACCCCCTTTACCAGGAACTCCTCCAGGACTACCCCCGCCGCGGGGGGAAGATGCTCCGGGGCCTCCTCACCTACTACAGCGCCCTGGCCCACGGGGCCCCAGAAGAGGCGGCCCTGCTGGCCGGGGAGGGCCTGGAGCTTTTCCAGAACTGGGTCCTCATCCACGACGACATAGAGGACGGCTCCGAGGAGCGCCGGGGGCTTCCCGCCCTCCACCGCCTCCACCCCATGCCCCTGGCCCTGAACGCGGGGGACGCCCTGCACGGGGAGATGTGGGGCCTCCTAGCCGAGGGGGTGGCCCGGGGAAGCTTAAGCCCCGAGGTCCTCCTGGAGTTTCACCAGGTGGTGCGGCGGACCGCCTACGGCCAGCACCTGGACCTCCTCTGGACCCTCACGGGACGGCTGGACCTGACCCCGGAGGACTACCTGCGCATGGTGGCCCACAAGGCCGCCTACTACACCGCCGTGGCCCCCCTGCGCCTGGGAGCCCTTCTTGCGGGGAACACCCCCCATCCCCTCTACGAGGAGGCGGGCCTCAAGCTGGGGACGGCTTTCCAGATCGTGGACGACGTCCTGAACCTGGAGGGGGACGAGGCCTACGGCAAGGAGCGGGCCGGAGACCTCTACGAGGGCAAACGGACCCTGATCCTGATCCGCTTCCTGGAGGAGGCCACCCTCGAGGAGCGCCAGAGGGCCATGGCCCTTCTGCGCCTCCCCCGGGAGGCCAAGCCGGAAGAGGAGGTACGCTGGCTCTGGGAGAGGCTCCTTGCCTCCGAGGCCCTGGCCTGGGCCAAGGGCGTGGCCCAACGCCTCAAGGAGGAGGGGCTTGGGGCCCTTCTTCCCCTCCTGAAGGCCCTGCCCAACCAGGAGGCGGCCCGGGTTCTAGTGGGCCTCCTCGAGGCCCTGGTGGAAAGGAGGGCATAA
- a CDS encoding SagB/ThcOx family dehydrogenase: protein MEKHPGKLFYRLSRLSPEDELPLRRKPKAKVYANPLETQALPPFRQDGGPPLFRALSHLKPLLPQVGSALSLKDLSQILYPLAEREGGRGFPSAGEAYPLEAYLVTFRVEGVFPGVYHYFPKEHQLFQLSARAEALAWSQALLDLPLDKAAALLVFTLVPERSEALFGIRGYRYALLEVGYATGLAFLAAVGQGLAAYPAETFYDEAVARLLGLPEGEYPGVVLVLGR, encoded by the coding sequence ATGGAGAAGCACCCGGGAAAGCTTTTCTACCGCCTTTCCCGCCTGAGCCCGGAGGACGAGCTCCCCCTCAGGCGGAAGCCCAAGGCCAAGGTCTACGCCAACCCCCTGGAGACCCAGGCCCTTCCCCCCTTCCGCCAGGATGGGGGGCCTCCCCTTTTCCGGGCCCTGTCCCACCTCAAGCCCCTCCTCCCCCAGGTGGGTTCGGCGCTCTCCCTCAAGGACCTCTCCCAGATCCTCTACCCCTTGGCGGAGCGGGAGGGGGGGCGGGGCTTTCCCTCGGCGGGGGAGGCCTACCCCCTCGAGGCCTATCTGGTGACCTTCCGGGTGGAGGGGGTCTTCCCCGGAGTCTACCACTACTTCCCCAAGGAGCACCAGCTCTTCCAGCTCTCCGCCAGGGCCGAGGCCCTTGCCTGGTCCCAGGCCCTTTTGGACCTTCCCCTGGACAAGGCGGCCGCCCTTCTCGTCTTCACCCTGGTCCCCGAGCGCAGCGAGGCCTTGTTTGGAATCAGGGGGTACCGGTATGCTCTTCTGGAGGTGGGCTACGCCACGGGGCTCGCTTTTCTGGCCGCGGTGGGCCAGGGTCTGGCTGCCTACCCAGCCGAGACCTTTTACGATGAGGCCGTGGCCCGGTTATTGGGCCTGCCCGAGGGGGAGTACCCCGGGGTGGTGCTGGTTCTGGGAAGGTAG
- a CDS encoding gamma-glutamylcyclotransferase family protein, translating to MERVFVYGTLKRGERNHALVAPYLHRVLPGRVLGFRLFHLEGGGRPYPYPAMVPGEGWVEGEVLFLDPEALPLLDELEEEGVEYRRVRGRAETPEGPLEAWAYLYLGDLEGARPLPSGSWGGYP from the coding sequence GTGGAGCGGGTCTTCGTCTACGGCACCCTCAAGCGGGGGGAGCGCAACCACGCCCTGGTGGCCCCCTACCTCCACCGGGTCCTTCCCGGGAGGGTCTTGGGCTTCCGCCTCTTCCACCTGGAAGGGGGAGGCCGCCCCTACCCCTACCCGGCCATGGTGCCGGGGGAGGGCTGGGTGGAGGGGGAGGTGCTCTTCCTGGACCCTGAGGCTCTACCCCTTCTGGACGAGCTGGAGGAGGAGGGGGTGGAGTATAGGCGGGTGAGGGGGCGGGCGGAGACCCCCGAGGGCCCCTTGGAGGCCTGGGCCTACCTCTACCTGGGGGACCTGGAGGGGGCGAGGCCCCTTCCTTCCGGGTCCTGGGGGGGCTATCCTTAG
- a CDS encoding glycogen synthase, producing MRVLHVAPEAYPLIKVGGLADVVGALPKALRPLGVEAEVLLPWHGGLEARRVGEVLFTFAGREEVAPLGERVEGGVRFLLLGVEGFGRERVYGYPDDQERYLRFALAAGRLAQGYDLVHAHDWTAALLALLAPTVYTIHNLAHQGLVDPGPFFHWTGLPWNLFHIEALEYYGQVNLMKGGIVFARRVTTVSPSYAEEIKTPELGMGLDGVLRRHAGKLKGILNGLDLEVYDPAQDPHLPAPYTREDPSGKALAKAAFREKTGLKPPILAYVGRLDFQKGLDLLQAALPRLTELGFSLYVQGVGEEGLAQAFREAAEAHPGRVAFLEAYHEPMARLAYAGAEALLVPSRFEPCGLVQMIAQRYGTPPVARAVGGLKDTVEDGRTGVLFQSYHPEGLLYGVLRLFHLGAEALGLRGMEKDFSWRGPALAYHGVYREALNWRG from the coding sequence ATGCGGGTGCTTCACGTGGCCCCGGAGGCCTACCCCCTGATCAAGGTAGGGGGGCTCGCCGACGTGGTGGGGGCCTTGCCCAAGGCCCTGAGGCCCTTAGGGGTGGAGGCCGAGGTCCTCCTCCCCTGGCACGGGGGCCTCGAGGCCAGGCGGGTGGGCGAGGTCCTTTTCACCTTCGCCGGGCGGGAGGAGGTGGCCCCCCTGGGGGAGCGGGTGGAAGGGGGGGTGCGCTTCCTCCTCCTCGGGGTGGAGGGCTTTGGCCGGGAGCGGGTCTACGGCTACCCCGACGACCAGGAGCGCTACCTGCGCTTCGCCCTGGCGGCGGGGAGGCTGGCCCAAGGCTACGACCTGGTCCACGCCCACGACTGGACGGCGGCCCTTCTCGCCCTCCTCGCCCCCACGGTCTACACCATCCACAACCTGGCCCACCAGGGGCTTGTGGACCCCGGCCCCTTTTTCCACTGGACGGGGCTTCCCTGGAACCTCTTTCACATAGAGGCTTTGGAGTACTACGGCCAGGTCAACCTGATGAAGGGGGGGATCGTCTTCGCCCGGCGGGTGACCACGGTGAGCCCCAGCTACGCCGAGGAGATCAAGACCCCGGAGTTGGGCATGGGCCTGGACGGGGTCCTCCGCCGCCACGCCGGCAAGCTTAAGGGGATCCTGAACGGCCTGGACCTCGAGGTCTACGACCCGGCCCAAGACCCCCACCTCCCCGCCCCCTACACCCGGGAGGACCCCTCGGGGAAGGCCCTGGCCAAGGCGGCCTTCCGGGAAAAGACGGGCCTGAAGCCCCCCATCCTGGCCTACGTGGGGCGGCTGGACTTCCAGAAGGGCCTGGACCTCCTCCAGGCCGCCCTTCCCCGCCTCACGGAGCTGGGCTTCAGCCTCTACGTCCAGGGGGTGGGGGAGGAGGGGCTGGCCCAGGCCTTCCGGGAAGCGGCGGAGGCCCACCCGGGCCGGGTGGCCTTCCTGGAGGCCTACCACGAGCCCATGGCCCGCCTGGCCTACGCCGGGGCCGAGGCCCTTTTGGTGCCCAGCCGCTTTGAGCCCTGCGGCCTGGTGCAGATGATCGCCCAGCGCTACGGCACGCCCCCCGTGGCCCGGGCGGTGGGGGGCCTCAAGGACACCGTGGAGGACGGCCGGACCGGGGTCCTCTTCCAAAGCTACCACCCGGAGGGCCTCCTCTACGGGGTCCTGCGCCTTTTCCACCTGGGGGCCGAGGCCCTGGGCCTCAGGGGCATGGAGAAGGACTTCTCCTGGCGGGGGCCGGCTTTGGCCTACCACGGGGTCTACCGGGAGGCCCTAAACTGGAGGGGATGA
- a CDS encoding AAA family ATPase, which translates to MRVQRLRWFTPPTAPKPAPAFFGQERALKALEAAFRHGGHGYLVGPSGLGKRKRLLAYLQGRAFPKEELVYLPLGEEAFPLLLPEGKGRALVEGVEALMAEFTPALFREKGFLYAKSLVESRYEKEAEALLEALAEEAKGHGFTLAEGEGELRLSGKGPLPPELSARLEETILAYLDLRQRAQAEVAALRRGFAERFLLPKAEGLKAQFPEAGPYLDYLLENLLRAAALEEEPALEALFPKLLVAGGTRVVHEPNPTPERLFGHLEYEAREGVLSTHLGLLRPGALVLATGGVLVLEAHRVLELGSYPLLKRALATGEVEPLTPRPEVRGPRLKPAPLRAQVFLVGPPEVLALLEEDEEFLELFPFRVEFSPEIPYTEENVAYLGGFLEAEGVAVTPEGVAALADEARRLAGHRDRLDARLYRLLDLAKEAVAYGSPLDRKAVERAVLAREERFGLEEELYLEELKEGVVALEVRGERVGEVNGLVVVEGPLPAGRPVRITAQAGPGREGILSIDREVGLGGQVFHKAVLTLAGYLRGTYAQVGALSATVSLVFEQSYGGLEGDSAGLAELLAVLSALAGLPLRQDLAVTGAVDQTGRVLAVGRVAEKVEGFYRVCRTLGLTGTQGVVLPKANLPHLTLKEEVVRAVEEGAFHLYAVEEVDEAVELLFGRKAYWVHERVREVLEHFQKLENGEEKA; encoded by the coding sequence ATGCGGGTCCAACGCCTTCGCTGGTTCACCCCTCCCACCGCTCCCAAACCCGCCCCGGCCTTCTTCGGCCAGGAGCGGGCCCTAAAGGCCCTCGAGGCCGCCTTCCGCCACGGCGGGCACGGGTACCTGGTGGGGCCTAGCGGCCTGGGCAAGCGCAAGCGGCTTCTGGCCTATCTCCAGGGCAGGGCCTTCCCCAAGGAGGAGCTAGTCTACCTCCCCCTGGGAGAGGAGGCCTTCCCCCTCCTCCTTCCCGAGGGGAAGGGCAGGGCTTTGGTGGAGGGGGTGGAGGCCCTCATGGCCGAGTTCACCCCAGCCCTCTTCCGGGAGAAGGGCTTCCTCTACGCCAAAAGCCTGGTGGAGTCCCGCTACGAGAAGGAGGCCGAAGCCCTTCTAGAGGCCCTGGCGGAGGAGGCCAAGGGGCACGGCTTCACCCTTGCCGAGGGGGAGGGCGAGCTCAGGCTCTCGGGGAAGGGCCCCCTGCCCCCGGAGCTTTCCGCCAGGCTGGAGGAGACCATCCTGGCCTACCTGGACCTGCGCCAGCGGGCCCAGGCGGAGGTGGCCGCCCTCAGGCGGGGCTTCGCCGAGCGCTTCCTTCTACCCAAGGCGGAGGGCCTGAAGGCCCAGTTCCCCGAGGCCGGGCCCTATCTGGACTACCTCCTGGAGAACCTCCTCAGGGCGGCGGCCCTGGAGGAGGAGCCCGCCCTGGAGGCCCTCTTCCCCAAGCTCCTGGTGGCGGGGGGAACGCGGGTGGTCCACGAGCCCAACCCCACCCCAGAACGGCTTTTCGGCCACCTGGAGTACGAGGCCAGGGAGGGGGTCCTCTCCACCCACCTGGGCCTCCTCCGGCCCGGGGCCCTGGTCCTGGCCACGGGGGGGGTGCTGGTCCTCGAGGCCCACCGGGTCCTGGAGCTGGGGAGCTACCCCCTCCTCAAAAGGGCCCTGGCCACGGGGGAGGTGGAGCCCCTCACCCCCAGGCCCGAGGTCCGGGGCCCGAGGCTCAAGCCCGCCCCCTTAAGGGCCCAGGTCTTCCTGGTGGGCCCGCCCGAGGTCCTGGCCCTCCTGGAGGAAGACGAGGAGTTTTTGGAGCTTTTCCCCTTCCGGGTGGAGTTCAGCCCGGAGATCCCCTACACCGAGGAGAACGTGGCCTACCTGGGGGGCTTTCTGGAGGCGGAGGGGGTGGCCGTCACCCCGGAGGGCGTGGCGGCCCTGGCCGACGAGGCCCGCCGCCTGGCGGGGCACCGGGACCGGCTGGACGCCAGGCTCTACCGCCTCCTGGACCTAGCCAAGGAGGCCGTGGCCTACGGAAGCCCCCTGGACCGGAAGGCGGTGGAGCGGGCGGTCCTGGCCCGGGAGGAGCGCTTTGGCCTGGAGGAGGAGCTCTACCTGGAGGAGCTCAAGGAGGGCGTGGTGGCCCTCGAGGTCCGGGGGGAGCGGGTGGGGGAGGTCAACGGCCTGGTGGTGGTGGAGGGCCCCTTGCCCGCAGGCCGCCCGGTGCGCATCACCGCCCAGGCGGGGCCCGGGCGGGAGGGCATCCTCTCCATTGACCGGGAGGTGGGCCTGGGGGGGCAGGTCTTCCACAAGGCGGTCCTCACCCTGGCCGGGTACCTGCGGGGCACCTACGCCCAGGTGGGGGCCCTCTCCGCCACCGTGAGCCTGGTCTTTGAGCAGAGCTACGGGGGCCTGGAAGGGGACTCGGCGGGGCTCGCTGAGCTTCTGGCGGTTCTTTCCGCCCTGGCGGGCCTCCCCCTGAGGCAGGACCTGGCGGTGACCGGGGCCGTGGACCAGACGGGAAGGGTTCTGGCCGTGGGCCGGGTGGCGGAGAAGGTGGAGGGGTTTTACCGGGTGTGCCGGACCCTGGGCCTCACCGGCACCCAGGGCGTGGTACTCCCCAAAGCCAACCTCCCCCACCTCACCCTGAAGGAAGAGGTGGTGCGGGCGGTGGAGGAGGGCGCCTTCCACCTCTACGCCGTGGAGGAGGTGGACGAGGCGGTGGAGCTCCTCTTCGGCCGCAAGGCCTACTGGGTCCACGAGAGGGTGCGGGAAGTGCTGGAACACTTCCAGAAGTTGGAAAACGGGGAGGAAAAGGCTTAG
- the ispH gene encoding 4-hydroxy-3-methylbut-2-enyl diphosphate reductase, with protein MEGMLGLRRVYLARPRGFCAGVVMAIEAVERWAEALRDQGELVVYHEIVHNRTVVDRLRGKGVHFVEDLKEIEELRQRRPLAGTLVFSAHGHPPQVRKEAARMGLTILDATCPLVTKVHTEARRYAREGYWILLIGDSADHQEIKGTYGEAPERTILVAVHTHVGKDPRLADPHTVAVPDPERVVVLTQTTLSVDDTLATIDILKKRFPKLVVPPRKDLCYATQNRQEAVKRLAPKVEAFLVLTSPHSSNGMRLLELAQSLTGRAYRLEGPEDLRPEWLQGVESVGITSAASTPEDLVQGLLQRLKALSPGLEVIEEGEWEEIAFREPKPLPPEEALKDA; from the coding sequence ATGGAGGGCATGCTGGGGCTTAGGCGGGTTTATCTGGCCCGGCCTCGAGGCTTCTGCGCCGGGGTGGTCATGGCCATTGAGGCCGTGGAGCGCTGGGCCGAGGCCCTGAGGGACCAGGGGGAGCTCGTCGTCTACCACGAGATCGTCCACAACCGCACCGTGGTGGACCGCCTCCGGGGCAAAGGGGTCCACTTCGTGGAGGACCTGAAGGAGATAGAGGAGCTCCGCCAAAGGAGGCCGCTTGCCGGCACCCTGGTCTTCTCCGCCCACGGCCACCCGCCCCAGGTGCGGAAGGAGGCGGCCCGGATGGGCCTCACCATCCTGGACGCCACCTGTCCCCTGGTCACCAAGGTCCACACCGAGGCCAGGCGCTACGCCAGGGAGGGGTACTGGATCCTCCTCATCGGAGACTCCGCCGACCACCAGGAGATCAAGGGCACCTACGGGGAGGCCCCGGAGAGGACCATCCTGGTGGCCGTCCACACCCACGTGGGCAAAGACCCCCGCCTGGCCGACCCCCACACCGTGGCCGTGCCCGACCCCGAGCGGGTGGTGGTCCTGACCCAGACCACCCTCAGCGTGGACGACACCCTGGCCACCATAGACATCCTCAAAAAGCGCTTCCCCAAGCTGGTGGTGCCCCCTAGGAAGGACCTCTGCTACGCCACCCAGAACCGCCAGGAAGCGGTGAAGCGCCTGGCCCCCAAGGTGGAGGCCTTTCTGGTGCTCACCAGCCCCCACTCCTCCAACGGGATGCGCCTACTGGAGCTCGCCCAAAGCCTTACCGGGCGGGCCTACCGCCTCGAGGGCCCCGAGGACCTGCGCCCCGAGTGGCTCCAGGGCGTGGAGAGCGTGGGCATCACCTCCGCCGCCAGCACGCCCGAGGACCTGGTCCAGGGCCTCCTGCAAAGGCTTAAGGCCCTGAGCCCAGGCCTAGAGGTCATAGAGGAGGGGGAGTGGGAGGAAATCGCCTTCCGGGAGCCCAAGCCCCTTCCCCCTGAGGAGGCCTTGAAGGATGCCTGA
- a CDS encoding response regulator transcription factor: MARILLVEDDPQVGELVRRYLEKEGMEVFWARSGGEALGRVFEGERPDLVVLDRGLPDMEGLEVLKELRELDPLLPVLLLTGRADEDSRVEGLLEGADDYLGKPFSLKELLARIKALLRRAGKEGRRRFGPLELDLEARQAFLEGEPLKLSPTEMNLLLTLVQAPGRVYTREELLERVWGPDFPGSERVVDAYIRLLRKKLKDDAQAPRFIETVVGMGYRFLGE; the protein is encoded by the coding sequence ATGGCGCGCATTCTATTGGTGGAGGACGACCCGCAGGTGGGGGAGCTGGTCCGGCGTTATCTGGAGAAGGAGGGGATGGAGGTCTTCTGGGCCCGCTCCGGGGGGGAGGCCCTGGGGCGGGTCTTTGAGGGGGAGCGCCCGGACCTGGTGGTCCTGGACCGGGGCCTTCCCGACATGGAGGGCCTCGAGGTCCTCAAGGAGCTCCGGGAGCTTGACCCCCTCCTGCCCGTCCTCCTCCTCACGGGCCGGGCCGACGAGGATAGCCGGGTGGAGGGGCTTCTGGAGGGGGCCGACGACTATCTGGGCAAGCCCTTTTCCCTCAAGGAGCTCCTCGCCCGCATCAAGGCCCTCCTGCGCCGGGCGGGCAAGGAGGGGAGGCGGCGCTTTGGCCCTTTGGAGCTGGACCTGGAGGCCCGGCAGGCCTTTTTGGAGGGGGAGCCCCTAAAGCTTTCCCCCACGGAGATGAACCTCCTCCTGACCCTGGTCCAGGCCCCGGGCCGGGTCTACACCCGGGAGGAGCTTCTGGAGAGGGTCTGGGGGCCGGACTTTCCCGGCTCGGAGCGGGTGGTGGACGCCTACATCCGCCTCCTGCGCAAGAAGCTCAAGGACGACGCCCAGGCCCCCCGGTTCATTGAGACCGTGGTGGGGATGGGCTACCGCTTTTTGGGGGAGTAG
- a CDS encoding tetratricopeptide repeat protein, translated as MKEALDRFLAFLRRKDYGGARAYAEGFPEGERERLLGGLDLLERDPEALEDPLFAAEREVVLGVKAVREGRREEAEARFHKALQLDPFHHRALTNLGTLYLERGELEAALDLYQRALKLCPDDPLLHENLAALYKKKGDLDKMVAHMKRATRLKMAPPALDPLTGERKRPFRFPLWALFLLLALLAYLFLHKP; from the coding sequence ATGAAGGAGGCCCTGGACCGCTTCCTGGCCTTCCTCCGCCGCAAGGACTACGGGGGGGCCAGGGCCTACGCCGAGGGGTTCCCCGAGGGGGAGAGGGAGCGGCTCCTTGGGGGCCTGGACCTTTTGGAGAGGGACCCGGAGGCCCTAGAAGACCCCCTCTTCGCCGCCGAGCGGGAGGTGGTCCTGGGGGTGAAGGCGGTGCGGGAGGGCAGGCGGGAGGAGGCGGAGGCCCGCTTCCACAAGGCCCTACAGTTAGACCCCTTTCACCACCGGGCCCTCACCAACTTGGGGACTTTGTACCTGGAAAGGGGAGAGCTGGAAGCCGCTTTGGACCTTTACCAAAGGGCCCTGAAGCTCTGCCCCGACGACCCCCTCCTCCACGAGAACCTGGCCGCCCTTTACAAGAAGAAAGGGGACCTGGACAAGATGGTGGCCCACATGAAGCGGGCGACCCGCTTGAAGATGGCCCCGCCCGCCCTAGACCCCCTCACGGGGGAGCGCAAGCGCCCTTTCCGCTTTCCCCTCTGGGCCCTTTTCCTCCTCCTGGCCCTTCTCGCCTACCTCTTCCTCCACAAGCCTTAG
- the dusA gene encoding tRNA dihydrouridine(20/20a) synthase DusA — MPDLRLAVAPMVDRTDRHFRYLVRQVSRGVRLYTEMTVDQAVLKGNRERLLGFRPEERPLALQLAGHDPESLAEAARIGEAFGYDEVNLNLGCPSERAQEGGYGACLLRDPGRVAEILRAMVQAVRVPVSVKMRLGLDGGESYPALARLVERFAQSGVEVFIVHARSALLALSTRANREIPPLRHEWVYRLKEDFPHLTFVTNGGIRSLEEALAHLKRVDGAMLGRAVYEDPFVLEEADQKVFGLPHRPSRLQVARAMRAYLEEEVALGTPPWAVLRHMLSLFRGRPKGRLWRRLLSEGRSLKALDEALRLVEEEVGEKGQEEEKGPEGKAERALALPREGV, encoded by the coding sequence ATGCCTGACCTCCGCCTGGCCGTGGCCCCCATGGTGGACCGCACCGACCGGCACTTCCGCTACCTGGTCCGCCAGGTGAGCCGGGGAGTGCGCCTTTACACGGAGATGACCGTGGACCAGGCGGTCCTCAAGGGAAACCGGGAGCGCCTTTTGGGCTTCCGCCCCGAGGAGCGCCCCCTGGCCCTGCAGCTTGCGGGCCACGACCCCGAAAGCCTGGCCGAGGCCGCGAGAATCGGCGAGGCCTTCGGGTACGACGAGGTCAACCTCAACCTGGGCTGCCCCTCGGAAAGGGCCCAGGAGGGAGGCTATGGGGCCTGTCTCCTAAGGGACCCCGGGCGGGTGGCCGAGATCCTCAGGGCCATGGTCCAGGCGGTGCGGGTGCCGGTCAGCGTGAAAATGCGCCTGGGCCTGGACGGAGGGGAGTCCTACCCCGCCCTGGCCCGGCTGGTGGAGCGCTTCGCCCAAAGCGGGGTGGAGGTCTTTATCGTCCACGCCAGAAGCGCCCTCCTCGCCCTCTCCACCCGGGCCAACCGGGAAATCCCTCCCCTGAGGCACGAGTGGGTCTACCGCCTAAAAGAGGACTTCCCCCACCTCACCTTCGTCACCAACGGCGGCATCCGGAGCCTGGAGGAGGCCTTGGCCCACCTCAAGCGGGTGGACGGAGCCATGCTGGGCCGGGCCGTCTACGAGGACCCCTTCGTCCTCGAGGAGGCCGACCAAAAGGTCTTCGGCCTCCCCCACCGGCCAAGCCGCCTCCAGGTGGCCCGGGCCATGCGGGCCTACCTGGAGGAGGAGGTGGCCCTGGGCACCCCGCCCTGGGCCGTTCTCCGGCACATGCTCAGCCTCTTCCGGGGTAGGCCCAAAGGGAGGCTCTGGCGGAGGCTTTTGAGCGAAGGAAGAAGCCTGAAGGCCCTGGACGAGGCCCTAAGGCTTGTGGAGGAAGAGGTAGGCGAGAAGGGCCAGGAGGAGGAAAAGGGCCCAGAGGGGAAAGCGGAAAGGGCGCTTGCGCTCCCCCGTGAGGGGGTCTAG
- the glgC gene encoding glucose-1-phosphate adenylyltransferase, protein MVKVEVLGMILAGGQGSRLYPLTAKRAKPAVPFGAKYRIIDFVLNNFVNSGIYAIYVLTQYKAQSLTEHIQRYWRFGAFLEDHFILLVPAQMYRYEELGPVWYRGTADAIYQNLHLVQNHAPKAVAVFGGDHIFKMNVRHMVEYHYEKRADITIAAYPVPVEEASRFGVLQVDEEWRITEFQEKPKAPKPLPSRPHLALASMGNYIFRTEVLFELLEADARDETSSHDFGKDVIPKALKEGYRVYAYDFHRNPIPGQEGPNLYWRDVGTLDAYYEASMDLVKVIPEFDLFNPEWPLRTANLFSPPAKFVHETGDRVGRALNSLLAGGVIVSGGTVRESVLFRRVRVNSYSLVERSVLFDDVEVGRYCRIRNAIVDKNVKIPPHTEIGYDLELDRARGFTVTPEGVVVVPKSYRF, encoded by the coding sequence ATGGTGAAGGTGGAGGTTCTGGGCATGATCCTGGCGGGAGGGCAGGGGAGCCGCCTCTACCCCCTCACCGCCAAGCGGGCCAAGCCCGCGGTGCCCTTCGGGGCCAAGTACCGCATCATTGACTTCGTCCTCAACAACTTCGTCAACTCCGGCATCTACGCCATCTACGTCCTCACCCAGTACAAGGCCCAGTCCCTCACGGAGCACATCCAGCGCTACTGGCGCTTCGGGGCCTTTTTGGAGGACCACTTCATCCTCCTGGTGCCCGCCCAGATGTACCGCTACGAGGAGCTGGGGCCCGTCTGGTACCGGGGCACGGCCGACGCCATCTACCAGAACCTCCACCTGGTGCAGAACCACGCCCCCAAGGCGGTGGCCGTCTTCGGCGGGGACCACATCTTCAAGATGAACGTCCGCCACATGGTGGAGTACCACTACGAGAAGCGGGCGGACATCACCATCGCCGCCTACCCCGTGCCGGTGGAGGAGGCGAGCCGCTTTGGGGTCCTGCAGGTGGACGAGGAGTGGCGCATCACCGAGTTCCAGGAAAAGCCCAAGGCCCCCAAGCCCCTCCCCAGCAGGCCCCACCTGGCCTTGGCCTCCATGGGCAACTACATCTTCCGCACCGAGGTCCTCTTTGAGCTCCTGGAGGCCGACGCCAGGGACGAAACCAGCAGCCACGACTTCGGCAAGGACGTGATCCCCAAGGCCCTCAAGGAGGGGTATAGGGTTTACGCCTATGACTTCCACCGCAACCCCATTCCGGGCCAGGAAGGGCCCAACCTCTACTGGCGGGACGTGGGCACCCTGGACGCCTATTACGAGGCCAGCATGGACCTGGTCAAGGTGATCCCCGAGTTTGACCTCTTCAACCCCGAGTGGCCCCTCCGCACCGCCAACCTCTTCAGCCCCCCGGCCAAGTTCGTCCACGAGACCGGGGACCGGGTGGGCCGGGCCCTGAATAGCCTCCTGGCGGGTGGGGTGATCGTGAGCGGGGGGACGGTGCGGGAGTCCGTCCTCTTCCGCCGGGTGCGGGTCAACTCCTACAGCCTGGTGGAGCGCTCCGTCCTCTTTGACGATGTGGAGGTGGGCCGCTACTGCCGCATAAGGAACGCCATCGTGGACAAGAACGTGAAGATCCCCCCCCACACCGAGATCGGCTACGACCTGGAGCTGGACCGGGCCCGGGGCTTCACCGTGACCCCCGAGGGCGTGGTGGTGGTGCCCAAAAGCTACCGCTTCTAG